One part of the Raphanus sativus cultivar WK10039 chromosome 7, ASM80110v3, whole genome shotgun sequence genome encodes these proteins:
- the LOC130498008 gene encoding protein INAPERTURATE POLLEN1-like yields MESARFSSKKPLGVNELYAKWSKNLTHYCLPLLGESILTDPSAVLPDTDVENVVYYLIKPLRNPKHLSRYNNDTIHNILFPTGNETQLFFIGDIHPCLFTSLIRSLIDSTWRDEQVRRIDQIERDPFLARVSKNWVARTEASSSVAAVDEAAKEETEELVRIFSAANSLRKSVLREVFKATTGIQAAKFLESLCEFLAGFQDQVLSLLQ; encoded by the exons ATGGAGTCCGCTCGCTTCTCCAGCAAGAAACCTCTCGGAGTCAACGAACTCTACGCCAAGTGGTCAAAAAACCTAACCCATTACTGCCTCCCTCTCCTCGGCGAATCGATTCTCACCGACCCTTCCGCCGTCCTACCCGACACCGACGTAGAGAACGTTGTTTACTACCTGATCAAACCACTACGAAACCCTAAGCACCTGTCCCGATATAACAACGACACCATACATAACATCCTCTTCCCCACCGGGAACGAGACGCAGCTTTTCTTCATCGGCGACATCCATCCTTGTCTCTTCACAAGCCTCATCCGATCTTTAATCGACTCCACGTGGAGAGACGAGCAGGTGAGAAGAATAGATCAGATCGAGCGTG ATCCGTTTCTAGCTCGTGTATCGAAGAATTGGGTGGCAAGGACGGAAGCTTCTTCTTCGGTGGCGGCGGTTGATGAGGCGGCCAAGGAAGAGACGGAGGAGCTTGTGAGAATCTTCTCTGCTGCAAACAGTTTGAGGAAGAGTGTGCTCAGAGAGGTTTTCAAAGCCACCACAGGGATTCAAGCCGCTAAGTTTCTTGAAAGTCTATGCGAGTTTCTTGCTGGTTTTCAAGATCAGGTTCTCTCTCTCCTCCAATGA
- the LOC108815356 gene encoding polyadenylate-binding protein RBP45B — protein sequence MDTEFLYRCFAGTTGEVVNVGLPNHKVTGKSIGYGFIEFISRDAAERALQTYNKTLVPGLVPPRRFKLRWAMKQTIRESTESIFVGDLADDVTDRMLLKTFRDHGYSSAVSAAVSTDRSTGRSRGYGFVRFSDHDQMLLAIESMNGVECSSRPMRIGPTGGN from the coding sequence ATGGACACAGAGTTCCTGTACCGTTGTTTCGCGGGCACAACCGGAGAGGTTGTTAACGTTGGCCTTCCTAATCACAAGGTAACCGGTAAAAGCATAGGGTACGGTTTCATCGAGTTTATATCTCGCGACGCTGCGGAACGAGCTTTGCAAACCTACAACAAGACCTTGGTCCCGGGCCTAGTTCCCCCTCGGAGGTTTAAGCTGAGGTGGGCAATGAAGCAGACTATCAGGGAATCTACCGAGTCCATATTCGTTGGTGATCTGGCCGATGACGTTACGGATCGCATGCTGCTAAAGACGTTCAGGGACCATGGTTACAGTTCAGCTGTATCAGCAGCGGTTTCCACTGACAGATCCACCGGGCGTAGCAGAGGATATGGTTTTGTTAGGTTTTCAGATCATGACCAGATGTTGCTTGCTATTGAGAGTATGAACGGTGTTGAGTGTTCAAGTAGGCCTATGAGAATTGGTCCTACAGGTGGAAACTAa
- the LOC108816447 gene encoding chorismate mutase 3, chloroplastic-like, protein MEAKLLNRTFYNAPGLNLAAHSSTPVSYLPGKLRFGPPRSLSLRVSTATPIRCSRRGLRVDEGESLTLDSISHSLIRQEDSIIFNLLERAQYRYNADTYEEDAFAMEGFQGSLVEFIVRETEQLHAKVDKYKSPDEHPFFPQCLPDAEPILPPIQYPQVLHQCAHSISINKKVWNMYFKHILPRLVKPGDDGNSGSSALCFCLSLQILPKRIHYGKFVAEAMFREDPATYETAIREQDRTQLLRLVTYETVEEVIKKRLEIKARIFGQYIRINDPETGAADPSYKINPSLVGKMYGEGIMPLTKEVQVEYLLRRLDY, encoded by the exons ATGGAGGCTAAGCTACTCAACCGCACTTTTTACAATGCGCCAGGACTCAATCTCGCTGCGCATTCTTCTACACCTGTCTCCTATCTACCCGGTAAATTAAGATTTGGACCGCCTCGCTCTCTCTCACTCCGTGTCTCCACAGCAACACCGATCCG ATGCTCGAGGAGGGGGCTACGGGTGGATGAGGGTGAGAGCCTGACACTTGACAGCATAAGTCACTCTTTGATCCGTCAAGAGGACAGCATTATATTCAACCTTCTTGAGCGAGCTCAGTATCGTTACAATGCTGATACTTATGAAGAGGATGCTTTTGCTATGGAAGGGTTTCAAGGATCTTTGGTCGAGTTTATTGTCAGAGAAACCGAACAGCTTCACGCTAAG GTGGACAAGTACAAAAGTCCAGATGAACATCCCTTCTTCCCACAATGCTTGCCTGACGCTGAGCCAATCCTTCCCCCTATTCAATACCCACAG GTTCTACATCAATGCGCCCATTCGATAAGCATCAACAAGAAGGTGTGGAACATGTATTTCAAACACATTCTTCCCAGACTGGTCAAGCCAGGGGACGATGGTAATAGTGGTTCATCTGCTCTATGT TTTTGCTTATCTTTGCAGATACTTCCAAAGAGAATTCACTATGGTAAATTTGTTGCTGAGGCCATGTTTCGTGAAGATCCAGCTACATATGAAACAGCCATCCGAGAACAA GACCGGACACAACTGTTGAGACTTGTGACGTATGAAACAGTTGAAGAAGTAATCAAGAAACGACTTGAGATCAAAGCTAGAATTTTCGGTCAATACATAAGAATCAACGATCCAGAAACTGGAGCTGCTGATCCTTCCTACAAAATTAATCCTAGCCTAGTTGGAAAAATGTACGGAGAAGGGATCATGCCACTCACAAAGGAAGTCCAAGTTGAGTACTTGCTTAGGAGGCTGGATTATTGA